One genomic region from Candidatus Paceibacterota bacterium encodes:
- the metG gene encoding methionine--tRNA ligase has translation MSKHTNPKKQVYVTTTLPYVNAEPHVGFAMEIIRADAVVRYLRSQGHEVFFNTGTDEHGMKIYLNAQKAGQDTQEYVNGYAEKFKDLLTQLNISEINFIRTTDEHHKKAAQEFWKKSEAAGDIYKQEYTVKYCVGCELEKTDSELDNGKCPLHPNIEIELIKEENYFFKFSAYAEKLLAHYKANPEFVIPEFRFNEIKAFVERGLKDFSISRLKSKMPWGVEVPGDPEQVMYVWFDALINYISAIGWPTDMEKFNTFWPVIQFAGKDNLRQQSAMWQAMLMSADIEPSKQIVINGFVTGEGGIKMSKSIGNVISPVEIINEYGTDALRYFVIREVQPFEDSPFTRDLFFKAYNSQLSNGIGNTTSRILKMAANYDAWDSGVESISTGELIKGIADAVAAYELNNAMGLIMAEITKLDQKIQQEKPFEMFKQDPDKARKTVAGLVSDLSILAKELAPFMPETSEKILASIADRAASVPLFPRKP, from the coding sequence ATGAGCAAGCACACCAATCCTAAAAAGCAGGTATACGTCACAACGACGCTCCCGTACGTAAACGCAGAGCCGCACGTTGGTTTTGCTATGGAAATTATCCGTGCTGATGCGGTAGTTCGATATCTTCGGTCACAAGGACACGAAGTCTTTTTTAATACTGGTACCGATGAGCATGGAATGAAGATATATCTGAATGCACAAAAAGCTGGTCAAGATACTCAGGAATATGTAAATGGGTATGCCGAAAAGTTTAAGGATTTGTTAACGCAACTCAATATTTCTGAGATCAACTTTATCCGTACGACAGACGAACACCACAAAAAAGCTGCTCAAGAATTTTGGAAGAAATCAGAAGCTGCGGGTGATATTTATAAACAAGAATATACCGTTAAGTATTGCGTTGGCTGTGAGTTAGAAAAAACAGATTCCGAACTTGATAACGGAAAGTGTCCACTTCATCCAAACATAGAAATTGAACTCATTAAAGAAGAGAACTATTTCTTTAAGTTTTCAGCATATGCAGAGAAATTACTCGCACATTACAAAGCCAATCCTGAGTTTGTAATTCCAGAATTTAGGTTTAATGAAATTAAAGCCTTTGTAGAGCGTGGTCTTAAGGACTTTAGTATCTCTCGCCTGAAGTCGAAAATGCCGTGGGGTGTAGAGGTTCCAGGAGATCCAGAGCAAGTGATGTATGTATGGTTCGATGCTCTGATCAATTACATTTCAGCTATCGGTTGGCCAACTGATATGGAGAAATTCAATACATTCTGGCCGGTAATTCAGTTTGCTGGAAAAGATAACCTCCGTCAGCAGTCGGCTATGTGGCAAGCAATGCTTATGTCTGCGGATATTGAGCCATCAAAACAAATCGTCATTAATGGGTTTGTAACTGGTGAAGGTGGTATTAAGATGAGTAAGAGCATAGGCAATGTTATTTCTCCTGTGGAAATAATTAATGAGTATGGAACAGATGCCCTACGATATTTTGTAATTAGAGAAGTGCAACCGTTTGAAGACTCACCGTTTACTCGTGACTTGTTCTTTAAGGCGTACAACTCACAGCTATCAAATGGAATTGGTAATACAACTTCCCGTATTCTTAAGATGGCGGCAAACTATGACGCCTGGGACAGTGGAGTGGAATCAATATCAACTGGTGAACTCATAAAAGGTATTGCAGACGCAGTGGCTGCATATGAATTAAACAATGCAATGGGTTTGATCATGGCTGAAATAACAAAGTTAGACCAGAAGATCCAACAAGAAAAGCCGTTTGAGATGTTTAAGCAGGATCCAGATAAGGCACGAAAAACGGTTGCGGGACTCGTTTCAGACCTATCAATACTTGCGAAAGAACTTGCACCATTCATGCCTGAAACTTCTGAAAAGATTCTCGCGTCAATCGCTGATCGAGCAGCCTCAGTCCCATTATTCCCTCGTAAACCATAA
- the rpsF gene encoding 30S ribosomal protein S6, which produces MTNNAETSDKIFNYEVGFLIIPTLSQDQVTTVIDSIKAAITAQGGEITSESAPTMRQLAYEMAKAAVGKKNKYKAAYFGWIVFKLSSDKAAGFKNDLEKIEDLLRFLFIRKDRETVFLTPQDIETQAADEAAAVEDAAKPKDAEKAPEVAEDLDRKIDNLVVE; this is translated from the coding sequence ATGACAAATAACGCCGAGACATCCGACAAAATCTTTAATTATGAGGTCGGCTTTCTTATAATCCCAACCCTATCTCAGGATCAGGTTACGACTGTTATCGACTCAATTAAGGCAGCTATCACTGCACAAGGTGGAGAAATAACATCAGAATCAGCTCCAACAATGCGCCAGCTAGCTTATGAAATGGCTAAGGCAGCAGTAGGAAAAAAGAACAAGTATAAGGCTGCATATTTCGGCTGGATCGTGTTCAAGCTCTCATCTGACAAGGCTGCTGGATTTAAGAATGACCTCGAAAAGATTGAAGACCTTCTTCGTTTCTTGTTTATCCGAAAGGACAGAGAGACTGTTTTCTTGACTCCACAAGACATTGAAACTCAGGCAGCAGATGAAGCTGCAGCTGTAGAAGATGCTGCAAAACCTAAGGATGCTGAAAAGGCACCTGAAGTTGCAGAGGACCTAGATAGAAAAATCGACAATTTAGTCGTAGAATAA
- a CDS encoding TatD family hydrolase — MEVRVFDIHSHIYYPDFDVDRAEMLSDMQEKGVGTIVIGTDVESSMKAIELCDANAARFACIGIHPLEASEMNEEDVRKSIVELEQIALDQQYSEKVVAIGETGLDYFRITGTNEEIERVKAIQKQLFLSQARIAASAGLPLMIHCRDAHADLLKIYKEEGLTAHLHFHFFAVTSEILKECLDMGATVSFTGVITFAPQYKELVEQVPLDRFMIETDAPYAAPAPFRGKRADPRMVMQVAEAFSEIRGIPLEEVLRKSTENTLKYFPRISEALSKIK, encoded by the coding sequence ATGGAAGTACGAGTGTTCGATATCCATTCCCATATCTACTATCCAGATTTTGATGTAGACCGAGCAGAGATGCTTTCCGACATGCAGGAAAAAGGTGTCGGAACTATTGTAATTGGTACTGATGTTGAGTCGAGTATGAAGGCAATAGAGCTTTGTGACGCTAATGCTGCACGTTTTGCATGTATCGGAATTCATCCGCTTGAAGCGAGCGAGATGAATGAAGAAGATGTGCGAAAAAGTATTGTTGAGTTAGAACAAATTGCACTCGATCAGCAATATAGCGAAAAAGTTGTGGCGATAGGTGAGACCGGACTCGACTATTTTAGGATTACAGGAACTAATGAAGAGATTGAGCGGGTGAAGGCAATACAAAAGCAATTATTTCTATCTCAAGCTCGAATTGCAGCATCTGCAGGATTACCACTTATGATCCATTGCCGTGATGCACATGCTGATCTTTTGAAGATATATAAAGAGGAAGGTCTTACCGCTCACCTGCACTTCCATTTCTTCGCTGTAACAAGTGAGATACTCAAAGAGTGTCTTGATATGGGTGCAACAGTCTCGTTTACAGGCGTGATTACATTTGCTCCTCAGTATAAGGAACTCGTTGAACAGGTTCCGTTAGACAGATTTATGATCGAAACGGATGCTCCCTACGCAGCACCAGCGCCTTTTAGGGGTAAACGAGCAGATCCACGCATGGTTATGCAGGTTGCTGAGGCATTCTCAGAAATACGGGGTATTCCACTTGAAGAGGTGTTACGGAAATCAACAGAAAACACCCTAAAATATTTCCCAAGAATATCTGAGGCTTTGTCAAAGATTAAATAG
- a CDS encoding recombination protein O N-terminal domain-containing protein — MSYEIYSVDGIILGAHDRSADDKVLIVLTERFGKIAVVGKSLRKLSSKLRMGAAEHTLARMSLIRGRNVWRLTDIVTLQTPDPKRRKEYARLSWIASAITIYDEPVSGIYIPLSEFFKLTVGKADHGPETRTALESWTSARMLYAAGFLPKMSETIERLMRLPLEEIDVQTILGAEFAVTAAVKVATGHIGR, encoded by the coding sequence ATGTCGTATGAGATTTACTCCGTTGATGGAATTATTTTAGGTGCTCACGATAGGAGTGCTGATGATAAGGTGCTCATAGTTCTAACCGAACGCTTTGGAAAAATTGCAGTTGTAGGAAAGAGCCTTCGAAAGCTTTCATCGAAACTACGCATGGGAGCCGCAGAACATACCTTAGCGAGGATGTCGTTGATTCGAGGAAGGAATGTATGGAGGTTAACAGATATTGTGACCCTCCAAACTCCTGATCCAAAACGACGTAAAGAGTATGCGCGATTGTCTTGGATTGCTTCGGCTATAACAATTTATGATGAGCCTGTGTCTGGAATATATATTCCCCTTTCGGAATTTTTTAAATTGACTGTTGGTAAGGCAGACCACGGTCCTGAGACTCGTACTGCACTTGAATCGTGGACTTCAGCGAGGATGCTTTATGCTGCGGGTTTCTTACCAAAGATGTCAGAGACGATTGAACGCTTGATGCGGTTACCACTTGAGGAAATTGATGTACAGACCATTCTTGGGGCTGAGTTTGCAGTTACTGCTGCAGTAAAGGTGGCAACTGGGCATATTGGAAGGTAA
- a CDS encoding glycine--tRNA ligase translates to MDEIISLSKRRGFIYQGSEIYGGLAGTWDYGHYGLALKQNIKNMWWKRFVIDREDVFGVDAAILMNQKVWQASGHVAGFNDPLVEDVKTKRRFRADHLLEEAGKETKGLNASDMDALIKELGIKSPDGNALGDVKQFNMMFKTNFGASEDENSISYLRPETAQGIFVNYKNVMDSHHPALPFGIAQIGKAFRNEIAPRDFIFRVRELEQMEIEYFVRPEEWETHFTHFVEQIREWTKDMGLDAAKIKEYEVPGEDRAHYSKRTVDFEYKFPFGIKELYGLAYRTDFDLAAHSKHSGVDLTYFDQDSKSRFIPHVIEPSFGVDRTVLAVLTEAYKEDEVGGEKRVYLQFPYAVAPVKYAVFPLLKNKPQLVEKAREVYMSLKKLVGHVEFDDNGNIGKRYRRQDEIGTPYCVTVDFDTLEDGTVTLRDRDSGKQERISIEKLLSEAKAL, encoded by the coding sequence ATGGACGAAATAATTTCCCTTTCAAAACGACGAGGTTTCATTTACCAGGGCTCCGAAATCTATGGAGGTCTTGCTGGTACATGGGATTATGGTCATTACGGATTAGCGCTTAAGCAAAACATCAAAAATATGTGGTGGAAGCGCTTTGTCATCGACCGTGAAGATGTCTTTGGGGTAGATGCTGCAATTCTGATGAACCAAAAAGTTTGGCAAGCAAGCGGACACGTCGCTGGATTTAACGACCCACTCGTTGAAGATGTGAAGACAAAGCGAAGGTTCCGCGCTGATCACCTTCTTGAGGAAGCAGGAAAGGAAACAAAGGGACTAAATGCCTCTGACATGGACGCGCTCATTAAGGAGCTTGGAATTAAAAGCCCTGATGGTAATGCACTTGGTGACGTCAAACAGTTCAACATGATGTTTAAGACGAACTTCGGTGCATCAGAAGACGAAAATTCAATCTCATACCTCAGACCTGAAACCGCACAAGGTATTTTTGTGAACTACAAAAATGTGATGGACTCACACCATCCAGCACTTCCATTCGGTATTGCTCAGATTGGTAAGGCATTCAGAAACGAAATTGCACCACGTGATTTCATTTTCAGAGTACGTGAATTAGAGCAAATGGAAATTGAGTACTTTGTTCGTCCAGAAGAATGGGAAACACACTTCACTCATTTTGTGGAACAAATCAGAGAATGGACAAAAGACATGGGACTTGATGCTGCCAAGATTAAAGAGTATGAAGTTCCAGGAGAAGACCGCGCTCACTACTCAAAGCGAACAGTAGATTTTGAATATAAGTTTCCGTTTGGAATAAAAGAATTGTATGGTCTTGCATACCGAACAGATTTTGATCTTGCTGCACACTCAAAGCACTCTGGAGTAGATCTCACATATTTTGACCAGGATTCCAAGTCGCGTTTTATTCCACACGTAATTGAGCCATCATTTGGCGTTGATCGTACTGTACTTGCTGTCCTTACAGAAGCATATAAGGAAGATGAAGTAGGTGGTGAAAAGCGTGTGTACCTACAATTTCCCTATGCAGTTGCTCCAGTTAAATACGCAGTATTCCCACTGTTGAAAAATAAGCCTCAGTTAGTTGAAAAAGCGCGAGAGGTGTACATGAGCCTCAAGAAACTCGTTGGACATGTCGAATTTGATGACAATGGAAACATCGGTAAGCGATATCGTCGCCAAGATGAAATTGGAACACCTTATTGTGTCACTGTTGATTTCGATACGCTAGAAGACGGAACTGTGACTTTAAGAGACAGGGATAGTGGAAAACAAGAGCGAATTTCAATCGAAAAACTCCTTTCAGAAGCCAAGGCGCTGTAG
- a CDS encoding class I tRNA ligase family protein, which translates to MSDTKPVKSAVAQAEERVLDFWRTGEFFKKTLEKDAPNGEYVFYDGPPFATGTPHFGHILASTIKDMVPRYKTMRGYRVERKWGWDCHGLPIENIVEKDLKIAGRKEIEKYGIAKFNEHARSKVLGYVHDWKETVERIGRWVDFDGSYKTMDNSYIESVWWALKELNEKQNVYEGTRVLPYCPRCETPIANSEIAMDNSYRDIRDISVYVLFELTDRPGVHVLAWTTTPWTLPGNFALAINPELSYVEAVVSKEGKTHTIILAKDRVEEVLVKRGYEISIQKEFPGTELLGLSYKPLFNYFVGHPALEDTKYKAWKIYPATFVEAGSGTGVVHISPGYGEDDMDLAKKEGIPWRHHVTSEGKFSDEIEDLMGRHVKPKPEKPGDHQVMDIEIIKKLAGAGTLFAKEVIAHSYPHCYRCDTPLFYFAIPAWFINIQKSKSRILELNENIHWVPDHLKLGRFGKSAEGAPDWNISRNRFWASPLPIWKSEKTGKFEVIGTLAELKAKVDKKNRFFVMRHGQAENNAKGILSADLHAPYPLTELGKEQVVSAVPELKKLGIKHIYSSDILRTKETALQVAKALGLSEESVVFDPRLREVSFGELEGKDVHLYHKLHETYTAAFAEKMPGGESLTDVRQRIGEFLYETYAKHENDTVLVVGHESPLWIMESVAGGLDVPAAAALRASKQGDYMKNAECRELNFIPIPHNECYELDLHRPYIDEIVFSDGNGGVMRRIPEVIDCWFESGSMPFASQHFPMENKDVFAQRFPAQFVAEYLAQTRTWFYYMHVLGTMLFDKAPFEHVVTTGNVLAEDGQKMSKSKNNFPDPALTFDKYGVDALRYYLLSSPLMRSEDMNFAEKDLDTIYKKIVLRLENVLSFYSMYAKDKVKDGELNTRNLGVLDMWIIERLNETLETFTTHMEMYALDDALRPLEGFVDDLSTWFVRRSRDRLKNEDEDAVVAASVLRHVLHVFSRTIAPSMPFIAERIFAVVKTESDPESVHLASWPEIQELTNTEKEARTVRMEIMTSVRTIVSAVLDERMKANIKVRQPLTKISCSNHVFSHVNPDVQEEYKHLISEETNVKEVVFTEGESDTVSLDTTLTPELIVEGSYRDLVRLIQDKRKEAGLQPGDKITVSLPDTEAMEQILGTWKDELANTVSASKIELSKEHTEATIHVV; encoded by the coding sequence ATGAGCGATACAAAACCAGTTAAAAGCGCTGTTGCGCAGGCCGAGGAACGCGTACTCGATTTTTGGCGCACCGGTGAGTTTTTCAAAAAGACCTTAGAGAAAGACGCACCAAACGGTGAGTATGTCTTTTATGATGGTCCACCATTTGCAACCGGTACTCCTCACTTTGGACACATTCTTGCGAGCACAATTAAAGACATGGTACCTCGATACAAAACGATGCGAGGGTATCGTGTTGAGCGTAAATGGGGATGGGATTGTCACGGACTACCTATTGAAAATATCGTTGAAAAAGACCTGAAAATTGCTGGCCGAAAAGAAATTGAAAAATACGGCATTGCAAAATTTAATGAACATGCGCGAAGCAAGGTGCTCGGCTATGTTCATGATTGGAAAGAGACTGTCGAGCGTATTGGTCGTTGGGTAGATTTTGATGGTTCGTATAAGACAATGGACAACTCATATATTGAGTCAGTCTGGTGGGCGCTTAAGGAACTCAATGAGAAACAAAATGTATATGAGGGTACACGTGTACTTCCATACTGTCCACGATGTGAGACACCGATCGCAAACTCTGAGATTGCGATGGATAACAGCTACAGAGATATCAGGGATATTTCTGTGTATGTATTGTTTGAACTCACCGATCGACCTGGAGTACATGTACTCGCGTGGACAACAACACCATGGACTCTTCCGGGAAATTTTGCGCTTGCAATAAACCCTGAACTTTCATACGTAGAGGCAGTGGTTTCTAAAGAAGGAAAAACACATACAATCATCCTTGCAAAAGATAGAGTGGAAGAAGTATTAGTAAAACGTGGATATGAAATTTCTATACAAAAAGAATTTCCTGGAACAGAACTGCTTGGCCTTTCATACAAGCCACTCTTTAATTATTTCGTAGGACATCCTGCCCTTGAAGATACTAAATACAAAGCATGGAAGATATATCCAGCAACATTTGTTGAGGCTGGAAGCGGAACGGGTGTTGTGCACATTTCACCAGGGTACGGTGAAGACGACATGGACTTGGCAAAGAAGGAAGGTATTCCATGGAGACACCATGTGACAAGTGAAGGAAAGTTTTCTGATGAGATAGAGGATTTGATGGGTCGCCACGTAAAGCCGAAGCCTGAAAAGCCAGGAGATCATCAGGTAATGGATATTGAAATCATAAAAAAATTAGCAGGAGCTGGAACTCTGTTTGCTAAAGAAGTAATTGCACACTCATATCCACACTGTTACCGATGTGACACACCTCTGTTCTATTTCGCAATCCCAGCGTGGTTTATCAACATCCAAAAATCAAAATCACGAATCCTCGAACTCAATGAGAATATCCACTGGGTACCAGATCATTTGAAACTTGGACGATTCGGAAAGAGTGCTGAAGGAGCACCAGACTGGAACATTTCACGTAACAGATTCTGGGCATCACCGCTTCCAATATGGAAATCAGAAAAAACTGGAAAATTTGAGGTAATCGGGACACTTGCGGAGCTTAAGGCAAAGGTAGACAAGAAAAATCGTTTCTTCGTCATGCGTCATGGTCAGGCTGAGAATAATGCTAAAGGCATTCTTAGTGCTGATCTGCATGCACCATATCCGTTAACTGAACTTGGAAAAGAGCAGGTGGTTTCAGCTGTACCGGAATTAAAAAAGTTGGGAATTAAACATATTTATTCTTCTGACATTTTACGCACCAAAGAAACTGCGTTACAGGTAGCGAAAGCACTGGGGCTTTCTGAGGAATCAGTGGTATTTGATCCGAGATTGAGAGAGGTCTCTTTTGGAGAACTTGAAGGGAAGGATGTGCATTTGTATCACAAGCTCCACGAGACATATACAGCAGCGTTTGCTGAGAAAATGCCAGGAGGGGAAAGTCTCACTGATGTTCGTCAGCGTATAGGTGAATTTTTATACGAGACATACGCAAAACATGAAAACGATACCGTCTTGGTTGTTGGCCATGAATCACCACTATGGATCATGGAAAGTGTTGCGGGGGGACTCGATGTTCCAGCTGCTGCAGCCCTTCGCGCATCAAAACAAGGAGACTACATGAAAAATGCAGAGTGTCGCGAACTTAATTTCATACCAATTCCTCACAATGAATGTTACGAACTCGACCTTCACCGACCGTATATAGATGAAATTGTATTTTCGGATGGAAATGGAGGAGTCATGCGTCGTATACCAGAAGTGATCGACTGTTGGTTTGAATCGGGCTCAATGCCCTTTGCGTCACAGCATTTTCCAATGGAAAACAAAGATGTGTTTGCACAACGTTTTCCTGCACAGTTTGTTGCTGAGTATTTGGCACAAACACGAACCTGGTTTTATTACATGCATGTGCTTGGAACAATGTTGTTCGATAAGGCACCGTTTGAACACGTTGTAACGACAGGAAATGTACTTGCTGAAGACGGACAGAAAATGTCTAAGTCCAAGAATAATTTCCCTGACCCTGCACTTACATTTGATAAATATGGTGTGGACGCACTCCGCTACTATCTCCTCTCATCACCATTGATGCGTTCAGAAGACATGAACTTCGCTGAAAAGGATCTAGATACGATCTACAAGAAGATTGTCTTGCGACTCGAAAACGTTCTTTCGTTCTATTCAATGTACGCAAAAGATAAGGTGAAGGATGGAGAGCTCAATACGAGAAACTTGGGCGTCTTGGATATGTGGATAATAGAGCGACTTAATGAAACTCTTGAGACATTTACAACACATATGGAGATGTATGCACTTGATGATGCACTCCGACCACTTGAAGGATTTGTAGATGATCTATCAACGTGGTTCGTACGCCGCTCACGAGACAGACTTAAGAATGAAGACGAAGATGCAGTTGTTGCAGCTTCGGTATTACGTCATGTACTACATGTGTTTAGCCGAACAATTGCTCCATCAATGCCATTTATTGCAGAGAGAATATTTGCTGTTGTGAAAACGGAGTCCGATCCAGAAAGCGTGCATCTTGCGAGCTGGCCTGAAATACAAGAACTTACTAATACAGAAAAAGAAGCACGAACAGTACGAATGGAAATAATGACTTCTGTTCGAACTATTGTCTCAGCAGTACTTGATGAACGCATGAAGGCAAACATAAAAGTACGCCAACCACTTACAAAAATCTCTTGTTCAAACCACGTGTTTTCACACGTGAACCCAGATGTGCAAGAAGAATATAAACACCTCATTAGTGAAGAGACTAACGTAAAAGAAGTTGTCTTTACAGAAGGTGAGTCTGACACTGTCTCACTTGATACGACCCTTACACCAGAGCTTATTGTTGAAGGATCATATAGAGACTTGGTCCGTCTGATACAAGACAAGCGTAAAGAAGCAGGGCTACAACCTGGAGACAAAATTACAGTTTCATTGCCAGATACAGAAGCAATGGAGCAAATACTTGGTACGTGGAAAGATGAACTCGCAAATACTGTCTCCGCTTCCAAAATAGAACTATCCAAAGAACATACGGAAGCAACAATTCATGTCGTATGA
- a CDS encoding AI-2E family transporter has translation MSPAAQERIAVAHAIVGRLAAFIVAGVLIYFIHNILLAILSAVVLASSVEPVIRALMAKRVPRTVSVVGVYASILAVFVAGIVYVLPILATEINGLLQALPSYLDEFALSSPGFLGFENSIEIFSHATSFLDYLAGTAELIRSVGGNTYELGSALFGGASTLVIIAVLSFYLSTQEDGVGDFLRIITPLKYERYVIGLWRRSQRNIARWMQGQIFLAAIIGVLAFIGLSALGVRHALLLAIIAAFFEIIPVFGPILGSIPGIAIGFLDGGVSLALLVAALFVIIQQLESHVIYPAVVRKVIGVPPLVVIISLIVGLKLGGILGAILSIPVATLLIEYLGDRERNRRIPIPVEESPV, from the coding sequence ATGTCACCAGCTGCCCAAGAAAGAATTGCTGTAGCTCATGCCATTGTTGGCCGGCTAGCAGCTTTTATTGTGGCTGGAGTACTTATTTATTTCATTCACAATATCCTACTCGCCATTCTTTCTGCAGTGGTCCTGGCCTCATCAGTTGAGCCTGTTATTAGGGCACTAATGGCTAAACGTGTACCTCGTACAGTGAGTGTTGTAGGTGTATACGCCTCAATTCTAGCGGTATTTGTCGCAGGAATTGTGTACGTATTGCCGATTCTTGCGACAGAGATTAACGGCCTCCTTCAGGCACTCCCAAGTTATTTGGACGAGTTCGCACTATCAAGTCCAGGATTTTTGGGCTTTGAAAATTCAATTGAAATATTCTCGCACGCAACATCGTTCTTGGATTATTTGGCGGGCACTGCTGAATTAATTAGGTCAGTTGGGGGAAATACGTATGAACTTGGGTCTGCGTTATTTGGAGGGGCCTCAACTTTAGTTATTATTGCTGTCTTGTCGTTTTACCTCAGTACACAAGAAGATGGGGTAGGAGATTTTCTTCGTATCATCACTCCGCTTAAATATGAGCGCTATGTGATTGGGCTCTGGCGTCGCTCACAGCGAAATATTGCTCGTTGGATGCAAGGACAAATATTTCTTGCTGCAATTATTGGAGTTCTGGCATTCATTGGTCTTTCAGCGCTCGGTGTCCGGCACGCATTGCTGCTTGCAATCATTGCTGCATTCTTTGAAATTATCCCTGTGTTCGGTCCAATCCTCGGATCAATTCCAGGAATCGCAATTGGGTTCTTGGACGGAGGAGTGAGTTTGGCACTGCTTGTTGCAGCGTTATTCGTGATCATTCAACAATTGGAGAGTCATGTCATTTACCCTGCAGTGGTACGAAAAGTAATTGGAGTGCCACCGCTCGTGGTTATCATCAGCTTGATTGTTGGACTTAAGCTTGGAGGAATTCTTGGTGCAATACTTTCTATTCCTGTTGCAACGCTACTCATTGAGTATCTCGGAGACAGAGAACGTAATAGACGAATCCCTATTCCTGTGGAAGAATCGCCCGTATGA
- the ssb gene encoding single-stranded DNA-binding protein, protein MYLNKAFLIGNLTRDPELRSLPSGGKVASISIATNRVWKDKNGVKQESADYHNVVVFGAQAEIVEKYLKKGSSLMVEGRIQTRSWDAADGSKKYRTEIVADRVQFGPRREGSSAGAGSRGPSEPENAGSPSKPIDTIEYPEEDINPDDIPF, encoded by the coding sequence ATGTATTTAAACAAAGCGTTTCTTATTGGAAACCTTACCCGTGATCCTGAATTACGCTCATTGCCTTCAGGAGGTAAGGTGGCATCTATTTCAATCGCCACAAACCGTGTGTGGAAAGATAAAAATGGTGTAAAGCAGGAAAGTGCTGATTATCATAACGTAGTAGTGTTTGGAGCTCAGGCTGAGATCGTTGAGAAATACCTTAAAAAGGGCTCAAGTTTAATGGTTGAAGGACGAATACAGACACGAAGCTGGGATGCTGCTGACGGCTCTAAAAAGTACAGGACTGAGATTGTGGCTGACAGGGTACAGTTTGGCCCACGACGTGAAGGATCGTCTGCTGGAGCGGGTTCTAGAGGGCCTTCAGAGCCTGAAAATGCTGGTTCACCAAGCAAACCTATTGATACCATCGAATATCCTGAAGAAGACATTAACCCAGATGACATTCCATTTTAG